In the genome of Nocardia sp. NBC_00416, one region contains:
- a CDS encoding helix-turn-helix domain-containing protein, with protein MSIREFAAHLGVHERLVSKWEAGGDRVHPRPVNQAALDTCLARSDDVERSRFAALTAPEPVSGPLGDAGRFTAPSGYSNDAELLALIDTGAARGTGLAAISEKDLIMAAAHEASDHAGRAEGTNIGPSTLDQLDADVTRIANDYVHTPPMPMMVEMLRVRRRVYRLLEGHQRPSDTSHLYLLAGSLSGLLANASTDLGYLDAAGEQIRASWAYAEISGHNGLRAWARGMHALIEYWSERPHRALQLAQNGQHYADTPTAAVRLHNIEARIWSKIGSAADTERCIRAAAEASDGAGLDSLHDEVGGVFGFSDAKASYYAGATYIHLGLAEPALAATERTIELYRTGPARQRSYGAEALARVDSAAAHLINGSLDGAEAALLPVLALDEDKRIAQLEERLTNLRRRICAPAFRGVSEARALDERIEEFCGSTATRGLPPGSG; from the coding sequence ATGAGTATCCGGGAGTTCGCGGCACATCTGGGTGTGCACGAACGACTGGTATCCAAATGGGAGGCCGGGGGCGACCGGGTTCATCCGCGTCCTGTCAATCAGGCTGCCCTCGACACCTGTCTGGCCAGATCCGACGATGTCGAACGGTCCCGGTTCGCGGCATTGACCGCCCCCGAGCCCGTTTCCGGCCCGCTCGGGGACGCCGGCCGGTTCACGGCGCCCAGCGGCTATTCCAATGACGCCGAACTCCTGGCCCTCATCGATACCGGTGCGGCCCGTGGGACGGGGCTCGCGGCGATTTCGGAGAAGGATCTCATCATGGCGGCAGCGCACGAGGCGAGTGATCACGCCGGTCGGGCCGAAGGTACGAATATCGGTCCGAGCACATTGGATCAGCTCGACGCCGATGTCACCCGGATCGCCAACGACTACGTGCACACGCCGCCGATGCCGATGATGGTGGAGATGCTGCGGGTGCGGCGTCGGGTGTACCGGCTGCTCGAAGGTCATCAGCGGCCGTCGGACACCAGCCATCTATATCTGCTGGCGGGGTCGTTGTCGGGGCTGCTCGCCAACGCGAGCACCGATCTGGGGTATCTCGACGCCGCCGGGGAGCAGATCCGCGCCTCCTGGGCATATGCGGAAATAAGCGGGCACAACGGGTTACGGGCGTGGGCCCGGGGTATGCACGCCCTGATCGAATACTGGTCCGAACGTCCGCACCGCGCGCTGCAACTGGCACAGAACGGGCAGCATTACGCGGATACGCCCACGGCCGCGGTGCGCCTGCACAATATCGAGGCCAGGATCTGGTCGAAGATCGGTAGCGCCGCCGATACCGAGCGGTGTATCCGGGCCGCCGCCGAGGCGAGCGACGGCGCGGGCCTGGACAGTCTGCACGACGAGGTGGGCGGAGTGTTCGGGTTCTCCGATGCCAAGGCCAGCTATTACGCGGGCGCGACCTATATTCACCTCGGTCTGGCCGAACCGGCGCTGGCGGCCACCGAACGAACGATCGAGCTGTACCGCACCGGCCCGGCGCGCCAGCGCTCCTATGGGGCCGAGGCCCTGGCCCGCGTCGACTCGGCCGCCGCGCACCTGATCAACGGCAGCCTCGACGGGGCCGAGGCGGCCCTGCTGCCGGTGCTCGCGCTCGACGAGGACAAGCGCATCGCGCAGCTGGAGGAACGGCTCACCAATTTGCGCCGCCGGATCTGTGCCCCCGCCTTCCGCGGGGTCAGCGAGGCGCGGGCGCTGGACGAGCGGATCGAGGAGTTCTGCGGATCGACCGCGACCCGCGGCCTGCCGCCGGGTAGCGGGTAG
- the dcd gene encoding dCTP deaminase yields the protein MLLSDRDIRAEFAAGRLGLEPFEDNLVQPSSIDVRLDGMFRVFNNTRYTHIDPAQRQDELTSLVEPAQGEPFVLHPGEFVLGSTLEVCSLPDDLAGRLEGKSSLGRLGLLTHSTAGFIDPGFSGHITLELSNVANLPITLWPGMKIGQLCLFRLTSPAENPYGSAGAGSKYQGQRGPTPSRAYLNFPAPS from the coding sequence GTGCTGCTATCCGATCGTGATATCCGGGCGGAGTTCGCCGCCGGGCGGCTCGGGCTCGAACCGTTCGAGGACAACCTGGTCCAGCCGTCCAGTATCGACGTGCGGCTGGACGGGATGTTCCGCGTCTTCAACAACACCCGCTACACCCATATCGACCCCGCGCAGCGCCAGGACGAGCTGACGAGCCTGGTCGAACCGGCGCAGGGTGAACCTTTCGTGCTGCATCCGGGTGAATTCGTGCTCGGGTCCACGCTGGAGGTGTGCAGCCTGCCCGACGATCTGGCGGGGCGCCTGGAGGGCAAATCGAGTCTGGGCCGGCTGGGGTTGCTCACGCATTCGACGGCCGGTTTCATCGATCCGGGGTTCAGCGGCCACATCACCCTGGAACTGTCGAATGTGGCGAATCTGCCCATCACCCTGTGGCCCGGGATGAAGATCGGGCAGCTGTGTCTGTTCCGGCTGACCAGTCCGGCGGAGAATCCGTACGGCAGCGCGGGCGCCGGGTCGAAGTATCAGGGGCAGCGCGGTCCGACGCCCTCGCGGGCATATCTGAATTTCCCCGCGCCGAGCTAG
- a CDS encoding VOC family protein: MSETSAHIHHGIDYIELGVTDLDAAKRFYRSAFGWKFNDYGPAYAGIRRFDGSEGEAGGLAATAEVRVGGPLVLLYSADLDTTLRGVGAAGGTVTEGPFDFPGGRRFHFTDPSGNRLGVWSER, translated from the coding sequence ATGTCCGAGACGAGCGCGCACATCCATCACGGCATCGATTACATCGAGCTCGGCGTCACCGACCTGGACGCCGCCAAACGCTTCTACCGGTCGGCCTTCGGCTGGAAGTTCAACGACTACGGCCCCGCCTACGCCGGAATCCGCCGCTTCGACGGTTCCGAGGGTGAAGCGGGCGGATTGGCGGCGACGGCCGAAGTCCGCGTCGGCGGCCCCCTGGTCCTGCTGTACTCCGCGGACCTCGACACCACCCTCCGCGGCGTCGGCGCGGCCGGCGGCACCGTGACAGAAGGCCCCTTCGACTTCCCCGGCGGCCGCCGCTTCCATTTCACCGACCCGAGCGGCAACCGGCTGGGCGTCTGGTCCGAGCGCTGA
- the bla gene encoding class A beta-lactamase, whose translation MILSRLAQLVPFDRRRLAAAALAMSALSVATACDSDSGTTVATSPAGATTQVGTAQPFADLETEHGARLGVFAFDTASGRSVAYRDGERFPMASTFKGLACGALLRDHPLSSGFFDQVIHYPRTDVVENSPVTEKNVDAGMTVAALCDAAITVSDNTAGNQILKLLDGPAGFTAFLRTLGDDTSRLDRWETELNTAIPGDERDTTTPAALVADYRKLVVEGTLAEPERAQLTSWLVASKTGGNRIRAGLPADWTVGNKTGSPAYGSALDVAVAWPQGRAPLVIAVLTTKSEQDAEPDNALVAAAAHLAVEALEIPAAG comes from the coding sequence GTGATCCTCTCCAGACTCGCTCAACTCGTCCCATTCGATCGTCGCCGGCTCGCTGCCGCCGCGCTGGCGATGTCCGCACTCTCGGTTGCCACGGCATGTGATTCCGATTCGGGCACCACGGTCGCGACTTCTCCGGCGGGCGCCACCACCCAGGTCGGCACGGCCCAGCCGTTCGCCGATCTGGAGACAGAACACGGCGCGCGCCTGGGTGTCTTCGCGTTCGACACCGCCAGCGGTCGAAGCGTCGCCTACCGCGACGGCGAGCGCTTCCCGATGGCTTCCACCTTCAAGGGCCTGGCCTGCGGTGCCCTACTGCGCGACCATCCCCTGTCGTCCGGGTTCTTCGACCAGGTGATCCACTACCCGCGCACCGACGTCGTCGAGAACTCGCCGGTGACCGAGAAGAATGTCGATGCCGGTATGACGGTCGCGGCCCTGTGCGATGCCGCCATCACCGTGTCCGACAACACCGCCGGCAACCAAATCCTGAAACTCCTCGACGGCCCCGCGGGCTTCACCGCGTTCCTGCGCACCCTCGGTGACGACACCTCGCGACTGGACCGCTGGGAAACCGAGCTGAACACCGCGATCCCCGGTGACGAGCGCGACACCACCACGCCCGCGGCGCTGGTCGCCGACTATCGCAAGCTCGTCGTCGAGGGCACTCTCGCCGAACCCGAACGCGCGCAATTGACCTCATGGCTCGTGGCCAGCAAGACCGGCGGCAACCGCATTCGGGCCGGCCTGCCCGCCGACTGGACCGTCGGCAACAAGACCGGAAGCCCTGCCTACGGTTCTGCCCTCGACGTCGCCGTCGCCTGGCCGCAGGGACGGGCTCCGCTCGTCATCGCCGTACTCACCACCAAATCCGAGCAGGACGCCGAACCGGATAACGCGCTCGTGGCGGCCGCCGCCCACCTCGCCGTCGAAGCGCTCGAAATCCCCGCGGCCGGCTGA
- a CDS encoding alpha/beta fold hydrolase, which yields MPIFTSEPPASFESFDGTRIYYRRVGAGSPVIMIHGSGGGLHSWQPVAEHLAHQFEVWLPARRGYAPSGPGHSPKHFADEVRDLGAIIDMIGRPAHLVGMSYGATVALHAAAAGLPVRSLALWEPPLYAAGAELAPVLARYDALNAKGERQQAVRLLAEKVARVPTALLDAAGDAGPTADEPDDSYGWSRDLESMIADTAYLDRWSAVTTPTLLMRGSDTWEPMPETVERLATGMPRTTLETFAGQTHFAPSTIPETVARALAGFLY from the coding sequence ATGCCGATATTCACCAGCGAGCCGCCCGCGTCCTTCGAGTCGTTCGACGGGACCAGGATCTACTACCGGCGGGTCGGTGCGGGATCCCCGGTGATCATGATCCACGGCTCCGGCGGCGGGCTGCACTCGTGGCAGCCGGTCGCCGAACATCTGGCGCACCAATTCGAGGTGTGGCTACCGGCCCGCCGCGGATACGCGCCGAGCGGTCCCGGCCATTCGCCGAAACATTTCGCCGACGAGGTACGCGACCTCGGGGCGATCATCGATATGATCGGCCGCCCGGCGCATCTGGTGGGCATGTCCTACGGAGCCACGGTCGCTTTGCACGCCGCGGCGGCCGGACTCCCGGTTCGCTCGCTGGCCCTGTGGGAGCCGCCGCTCTACGCGGCGGGCGCCGAACTCGCGCCCGTCCTGGCCCGGTACGACGCGTTGAACGCGAAAGGTGAACGACAGCAGGCTGTTCGACTGCTGGCCGAGAAGGTGGCCCGTGTTCCGACGGCACTGCTGGATGCCGCGGGAGACGCTGGACCGACCGCGGACGAGCCCGATGATTCCTACGGCTGGAGCCGGGATCTCGAATCGATGATCGCGGATACGGCCTACCTGGATCGCTGGTCGGCCGTGACCACGCCGACTCTGCTGATGCGGGGCTCGGATACCTGGGAGCCGATGCCGGAGACCGTCGAACGGCTCGCGACGGGGATGCCCCGCACAACCCTCGAGACCTTCGCCGGTCAGACGCATTTCGCGCCGTCGACGATCCCGGAAACGGTGGCCAGGGCGCTGGCCGGATTCCTTTACTAG
- a CDS encoding flavin reductase family protein, which yields MNEVFETPADGTGLRRAFANFPSGVVAVCAQIDGKPDGLAVSTFVPVSLDPPLVSFCIQNSSATWTRLVDAGYLGLSLLGTDQQGAARSLSSRTGDRFHDLELHAGTGEAVFIQGASVWIEGTPEAHVPAGDHTVVILRIHRLAIHPDRDPLVFHGSRFRLLHAS from the coding sequence ATGAACGAAGTCTTCGAAACACCCGCCGACGGCACCGGCCTGCGCCGCGCTTTCGCCAACTTCCCGAGCGGGGTCGTCGCGGTCTGCGCCCAGATCGACGGCAAACCGGACGGCCTGGCGGTGAGCACCTTCGTCCCGGTCTCCCTGGACCCGCCGCTGGTGTCGTTCTGCATCCAGAACAGCTCGGCCACCTGGACCCGGCTCGTCGACGCGGGCTATCTCGGCCTGAGCCTGCTCGGCACCGACCAGCAGGGGGCAGCGCGTTCGCTGAGTTCGCGCACGGGCGACCGCTTCCATGACCTGGAACTGCACGCGGGCACCGGCGAAGCGGTGTTCATCCAGGGCGCCTCGGTCTGGATCGAGGGAACGCCCGAAGCGCACGTCCCCGCCGGTGACCACACCGTGGTGATCCTGCGCATCCACCGCCTGGCCATCCATCCCGATCGCGACCCGCTGGTCTTCCACGGTTCTCGTTTCCGGCTGCTGCACGCCAGCTGA
- a CDS encoding NADPH-dependent FMN reductase, translating into MTVTVVVGNPKPASRTLTAAVGLARALRPDTEPAVIDLVEFGPGLLSWGDPAVGEAARAVSASELVIFASPTFKATYTGLLKLFLEQFEGGTGLAGVLAVPLMLGAGPAHALAPDLLLKPVLVELGATTALPGLYLADRTFAEDGVLDAYAERWQPVAQALSAVSHSK; encoded by the coding sequence GTGACCGTGACGGTTGTGGTCGGTAACCCGAAACCGGCATCCCGAACTCTGACGGCGGCCGTGGGCCTGGCCCGGGCACTGCGCCCGGATACCGAGCCCGCGGTCATCGACCTGGTCGAATTCGGGCCCGGCCTGCTCAGCTGGGGTGATCCGGCGGTCGGCGAGGCCGCGCGCGCGGTGTCGGCCTCGGAGTTGGTGATCTTCGCCAGCCCTACGTTCAAGGCCACTTACACGGGTTTGCTGAAGCTGTTCCTGGAACAGTTCGAGGGCGGTACCGGACTCGCCGGGGTACTCGCCGTTCCGCTGATGCTGGGCGCCGGGCCCGCCCACGCGCTCGCCCCGGATCTGCTGCTCAAACCGGTCCTGGTGGAGTTGGGCGCCACCACCGCCCTACCCGGGCTCTACCTCGCCGACCGGACGTTCGCGGAGGACGGCGTCCTCGACGCGTACGCCGAGCGGTGGCAGCCGGTGGCGCAGGCGCTGTCTGCGGTTTCCCACTCGAAGTGA
- a CDS encoding alpha/beta fold hydrolase: protein MTTLNHHRVGRGEPLVLVHGVGSRWQVWEPIIDALAEHFDVIAVDLPGFGESAPLPRTTVDTLTDALADFLADEGIDRPHLAGNSMGGGIALNLGARGLARSVTAFSPIFFWDTPGRIWCQQSLGQSKRLGRILGPTMPKVLGTALGRTLFLGLVFGKPWAVGSGIALDTAHGAVDSLGFSPALDSFTDAGLHDPGALAELPVTIAWGNRDILLTYATQSRRARKVLPRARHITLEGSGHTPFYDDPDACARVLLDLLPTQPGDHGGGRP from the coding sequence ATGACGACCCTCAACCACCACCGCGTCGGCCGCGGTGAACCCCTGGTGCTGGTCCACGGGGTCGGCAGCCGGTGGCAGGTCTGGGAACCGATCATCGACGCGCTCGCCGAACATTTCGACGTGATCGCGGTGGACCTCCCCGGTTTCGGCGAATCGGCCCCACTGCCGCGCACCACGGTCGACACGCTGACCGACGCGCTCGCCGACTTCCTGGCCGACGAGGGCATCGACCGCCCCCACCTGGCCGGCAATTCGATGGGCGGCGGGATCGCGCTGAACCTGGGTGCGCGCGGCCTCGCCCGCTCGGTGACAGCCTTCTCCCCGATCTTCTTCTGGGACACCCCGGGCCGGATCTGGTGCCAGCAATCGCTGGGACAGTCCAAGAGACTCGGTCGCATCCTCGGGCCGACCATGCCCAAGGTCCTCGGCACCGCACTCGGCCGAACCCTGTTCCTGGGCCTGGTCTTCGGCAAACCGTGGGCGGTCGGCAGCGGGATCGCGCTGGACACCGCACACGGCGCCGTCGATTCCCTGGGGTTCTCCCCCGCCCTGGACTCGTTCACCGACGCCGGGCTGCACGATCCCGGCGCACTCGCCGAACTCCCGGTCACGATCGCGTGGGGCAACCGGGACATCCTGCTCACCTACGCTACGCAGAGCCGCCGCGCCCGGAAGGTGCTGCCGCGGGCCCGCCACATCACCCTCGAGGGCAGCGGCCACACGCCGTTCTACGACGATCCCGACGCCTGCGCCCGCGTACTGCTGGACTTGCTGCCCACGCAGCCGGGCGACCACGGCGGCGGCCGGCCCTGA
- a CDS encoding crotonase/enoyl-CoA hydratase family protein translates to MTDTVLLDRCDAITVLTVNRPGARNAIDLATAKAIEAAIDEFEADDSARVLVLTGAEGTFSAGMDLIAMSRGEVPMTERRGPLGIAAAPPAKPMISAVEGFALAGGFELALSGDLIVAARDAKFGIPEVKRGLVAAAGGVMRLTQRLPRSIVAELALTGGRISAERLYQLGLVNRVTEPGEALEVALELAGEIAAAAPLAVAASKRIIDETPDWSAAEGFAKQGEIALPALVSKDAAEGALAFAEKRDPVWQGR, encoded by the coding sequence ATGACCGACACCGTGCTCCTGGACCGGTGCGATGCGATAACCGTGCTCACGGTGAACCGGCCCGGGGCGCGCAATGCCATCGACCTGGCCACCGCGAAGGCGATCGAGGCCGCGATCGACGAGTTCGAGGCCGACGACTCGGCCCGGGTTCTCGTGCTCACCGGAGCCGAGGGAACTTTCAGTGCCGGAATGGATCTGATCGCGATGTCGCGCGGTGAGGTGCCGATGACGGAGCGTCGTGGCCCGCTCGGTATCGCCGCTGCCCCGCCGGCGAAACCCATGATCTCCGCGGTCGAAGGGTTCGCGCTCGCCGGCGGTTTCGAACTGGCGCTGTCCGGCGATCTGATCGTCGCGGCGCGGGACGCGAAATTCGGTATCCCCGAGGTGAAACGCGGCCTGGTGGCGGCGGCGGGCGGAGTGATGCGGCTGACCCAGCGGCTGCCGCGCAGTATCGTCGCCGAACTGGCCCTCACCGGCGGCCGGATCAGCGCGGAGCGGCTCTATCAGCTGGGCCTGGTCAACCGGGTGACCGAACCGGGCGAGGCGCTCGAGGTCGCGCTGGAGCTGGCCGGTGAGATCGCGGCCGCCGCCCCGCTCGCGGTGGCGGCGAGTAAGCGGATCATCGACGAGACCCCCGACTGGAGTGCGGCGGAGGGATTCGCGAAGCAGGGCGAAATCGCCCTTCCAGCACTGGTTTCCAAGGACGCGGCCGAAGGTGCGCTGGCCTTCGCGGAGAAGCGCGACCCGGTGTGGCAGGGCCGCTGA
- a CDS encoding acetyl-CoA acetyltransferase, which translates to MLPTGMDPRTPVLVGVGQIVHRPGEPGLPGPVELAAESLRRAGADSGTGDALLRAADVIASVSPVSRQYSDLGTLVAADLGATPKRTLQSAPYGGDAPQRLLNLLARDIAAGKSDIALLCGAEAVFSWNVAKKSGIEPDWPELDERARPDQVVGADDAPNTEMETAAGLWGPIYVYALMESAMRNRLGLDEDAHLARIGRLWSQFSGVAAANPYAWLPRERSTSELITTGPDNRMVSTPYPKLLMANLTVDQGAGLILCSAAAADAAGVPRDLWVFPHGGATATDTWFLSERTDMAASPAIAAAGRAALAGAGIGIDDIAHIDLYSCFPVAVQVGAAALGLPLDDPTRPLTVTGGLTFGGGPGNNYSTHGIATMVEVLRRHPGDYGLTTALGWYITKHGVGVYSAKPPAELFGPVEAEVPVARRATAPGYTGPAVLEAYTVPHRKGSAGDEPEAVVASALNPAGARILIRATDEETIAACTTGDRLGAAIDITAADRFILRSERTA; encoded by the coding sequence ATGCTGCCGACCGGAATGGACCCGCGCACACCGGTGCTCGTCGGCGTAGGACAGATCGTGCACCGACCCGGTGAACCGGGCCTGCCGGGACCGGTCGAGCTCGCGGCCGAATCGCTGCGCCGGGCCGGTGCCGACAGCGGAACCGGGGACGCGCTGCTGCGGGCGGCCGACGTGATCGCCTCGGTGTCTCCGGTCAGCCGTCAGTACTCCGACCTGGGCACCCTGGTCGCGGCCGACCTGGGTGCCACGCCGAAGCGGACGCTGCAGTCGGCGCCCTACGGCGGTGACGCGCCGCAGCGGCTGCTGAACCTGCTGGCACGCGATATCGCCGCGGGCAAATCCGATATCGCCCTGCTCTGCGGGGCCGAGGCGGTGTTCTCGTGGAACGTCGCCAAGAAGTCCGGCATCGAACCGGACTGGCCGGAACTGGACGAGCGCGCGCGTCCCGACCAGGTCGTCGGCGCCGATGACGCGCCCAATACCGAGATGGAGACCGCGGCCGGCCTGTGGGGCCCGATCTACGTGTACGCCCTGATGGAATCCGCGATGCGAAACCGGCTCGGGCTGGACGAGGATGCGCATCTGGCCCGGATCGGCCGGCTGTGGTCCCAGTTCTCCGGGGTGGCGGCGGCCAACCCGTATGCCTGGCTGCCCCGCGAACGCAGCACGTCGGAACTGATCACCACCGGGCCCGACAACCGGATGGTCTCCACTCCGTATCCGAAACTGCTGATGGCGAACCTGACCGTCGATCAAGGAGCCGGACTGATCCTGTGCAGTGCCGCGGCGGCGGACGCGGCCGGCGTGCCCCGGGACCTCTGGGTCTTCCCGCACGGCGGCGCCACCGCCACCGATACCTGGTTCCTTTCCGAACGGACGGATATGGCGGCGTCTCCCGCGATCGCGGCGGCCGGCCGGGCGGCCCTGGCGGGCGCCGGAATCGGAATCGACGATATCGCGCATATCGACCTGTACTCGTGCTTCCCGGTGGCCGTGCAGGTCGGTGCGGCGGCGCTGGGCCTGCCCCTCGACGATCCCACGCGACCGCTGACCGTGACCGGTGGCCTGACCTTCGGCGGCGGCCCGGGCAACAACTACAGCACCCACGGGATCGCCACCATGGTCGAGGTGCTGCGTCGCCATCCCGGTGACTACGGTCTGACCACCGCTCTCGGCTGGTACATCACCAAGCACGGCGTCGGCGTGTACTCGGCGAAACCGCCGGCGGAGCTGTTCGGTCCCGTGGAAGCCGAGGTTCCGGTCGCCCGGCGCGCCACCGCCCCCGGCTATACGGGCCCGGCGGTGCTCGAGGCGTACACGGTCCCGCACCGCAAAGGGTCCGCGGGCGATGAACCCGAAGCCGTGGTGGCCAGTGCTCTCAACCCGGCCGGGGCCCGCATACTGATCCGGGCGACGGACGAGGAGACCATCGCGGCCTGCACCACCGGCGACCGGTTGGGCGCCGCCATCGATATCACCGCCGCCGACCGTTTCATTCTGCGCAGCGAGAGGACAGCTTGA
- a CDS encoding DUF4185 domain-containing protein — MSLLAGASAALLATTTPATANPNAINPIPVLNGTNGLPQLHGATRAVFQATGMASPNGTQNYNMLGTDLGIMWDNGQGEMLTAFGDTAGFGFPNLLAGSMWAWRSNVLVRSHTRDPRQGIYFDSVVRDVFGQARDLIPSPKIPLLEISRIPTAGISVGGVQYMSLMSVKTWDTPGEWTTNYSGLAASADNGETWADLAFTRRPNEGANRNFQMNSFLKDGGYVYVYGTASGRDNAAYVSRVREPDIQNLGAYEYWDGGGWKHGDVNAARPIMHGVGELSVMWNDYLGQFVSLTTDPFNSVVMRTAGSPAGPWSEPRVLIDTRELPSAYAPSIFPYQTGSDLYFLTTVHNQYNVVLMRTQL, encoded by the coding sequence ATGTCTTTGCTGGCGGGCGCCTCGGCCGCACTGCTCGCGACCACCACACCGGCAACCGCGAATCCCAACGCCATCAATCCGATTCCCGTACTGAACGGCACCAACGGACTCCCTCAGTTACACGGAGCCACCCGGGCCGTTTTCCAGGCGACCGGAATGGCCAGCCCGAACGGAACCCAGAACTACAACATGCTCGGCACCGATCTGGGCATCATGTGGGACAACGGGCAAGGCGAAATGCTGACCGCGTTCGGCGATACCGCCGGATTCGGTTTTCCCAATCTTCTCGCGGGCAGCATGTGGGCGTGGCGCAGCAATGTGCTGGTCCGCAGCCACACCCGCGATCCACGCCAGGGCATCTACTTCGACAGCGTGGTCCGCGATGTGTTCGGCCAGGCCAGGGACCTGATCCCCAGCCCGAAGATCCCGCTGCTGGAGATCAGCCGAATTCCCACCGCCGGTATCTCCGTGGGCGGTGTTCAGTACATGAGCCTGATGTCGGTGAAAACCTGGGACACCCCGGGAGAATGGACCACGAATTACTCCGGCCTGGCCGCCTCTGCCGATAACGGTGAAACCTGGGCCGATCTCGCCTTCACCCGCCGGCCCAACGAGGGCGCGAACCGCAATTTCCAGATGAATTCCTTCCTCAAAGACGGCGGTTACGTTTACGTCTACGGCACCGCCTCGGGCCGGGACAATGCCGCGTACGTTTCCCGGGTACGAGAGCCGGATATCCAGAACCTGGGCGCCTACGAATACTGGGACGGTGGCGGCTGGAAACATGGCGACGTGAATGCCGCGCGACCGATCATGCACGGTGTCGGTGAACTGTCGGTCATGTGGAACGACTATTTGGGGCAATTCGTATCGCTCACCACCGACCCGTTCAACTCGGTGGTCATGCGTACGGCCGGATCTCCGGCGGGCCCGTGGAGTGAACCGCGCGTATTGATCGATACGCGCGAATTGCCCTCGGCCTACGCGCCGTCGATTTTCCCATATCAAACCGGTAGCGATCTGTACTTCCTCACCACCGTTCACAATCAGTACAACGTCGTACTGATGCGCACACAGCTGTGA
- a CDS encoding erythromycin esterase family protein, with translation MTTTSTPLGDTDAIHEWLRSAAQPILGTDATDTGTDLRELTDSLAAATVVGLGESTRFSRQTYGIRDRIFRTLVTEHGFRTLAIQDNARSGARLDAYVRTGAGDPGSLLAGAWRPWRTRETVASLEWIRARNLAHPEDPVGVIGVEPPTAEDADYDELLAYARRWSPRRLAELEAHLTPIRSAHRIDEHVQRHQGIHPGRPFAEDARDALALIESLPAPADTDAAAARTEALGHARLIVEFHENSVAGRGGFANPVAPAQPLIDHHHRTGARIVYWDGISHTSGSDPRLVGTATDRFNAEGGQLRAHFGAAYQSVAIGFHHGDLGVAVAPDPGPELIDAALGTVDLPAYFVDLRADAPAAATRWRTAPARARVISGVYDPARDEDAYIAVESLAAAFDVLIHIRETTPVRWLPEFDAT, from the coding sequence GTGACCACGACCTCGACCCCACTCGGTGACACCGACGCGATCCACGAGTGGCTGCGCAGCGCGGCGCAGCCCATACTCGGCACCGACGCCACCGATACCGGAACAGACCTGCGCGAACTCACCGACAGCCTGGCCGCCGCCACGGTAGTCGGGCTCGGCGAATCCACTCGGTTCTCTCGGCAGACATATGGCATCCGGGACCGGATCTTCCGAACGCTGGTCACCGAACACGGTTTCCGCACGCTGGCCATCCAGGACAACGCCCGGTCCGGCGCCCGGCTCGACGCCTATGTGCGCACCGGCGCCGGTGATCCGGGGAGCCTGCTCGCCGGAGCTTGGCGCCCCTGGCGCACCCGGGAAACCGTCGCGAGCCTGGAATGGATCCGCGCCCGCAACCTCGCCCACCCGGAGGATCCGGTCGGCGTCATCGGTGTGGAGCCGCCGACCGCCGAAGACGCCGACTACGACGAGTTGCTGGCCTATGCGCGCCGCTGGTCCCCGCGGCGGCTGGCGGAACTGGAAGCGCACCTGACACCGATCCGCAGCGCCCATCGCATCGACGAACACGTGCAACGCCACCAGGGCATCCACCCGGGACGCCCGTTCGCCGAAGATGCCCGCGACGCGCTCGCGCTGATCGAATCGCTCCCGGCACCGGCCGATACAGACGCGGCGGCCGCCCGCACCGAAGCCCTCGGACACGCCCGGTTGATCGTGGAATTCCACGAGAACAGCGTCGCGGGTCGCGGCGGTTTCGCCAATCCCGTAGCACCGGCTCAGCCGTTGATCGACCATCACCACCGCACCGGAGCCCGGATCGTCTACTGGGACGGCATCAGCCATACAAGCGGTTCGGACCCCCGGCTCGTCGGGACCGCCACGGACCGATTCAACGCCGAAGGCGGGCAGTTGCGGGCCCACTTCGGCGCGGCCTACCAGTCGGTCGCGATCGGCTTCCACCACGGGGACCTCGGCGTGGCCGTCGCGCCCGATCCGGGGCCCGAACTGATCGACGCCGCCCTCGGCACGGTCGACTTGCCCGCCTATTTCGTCGATCTCCGCGCCGACGCGCCCGCCGCGGCGACGAGATGGCGAACCGCGCCCGCCCGGGCCCGGGTCATCAGCGGTGTCTACGACCCGGCTCGCGACGAAGACGCCTATATCGCGGTGGAATCCCTGGCCGCGGCATTCGATGTGCTGATCCATATCCGCGAAACCACACCGGTGCGTTGGCTGCCCGAATTCGATGCCACCTGA